A window of Hevea brasiliensis isolate MT/VB/25A 57/8 chromosome 14, ASM3005281v1, whole genome shotgun sequence contains these coding sequences:
- the LOC110657028 gene encoding G2/mitotic-specific cyclin C13-1 produces MGDNESSVKSARSSSKKRASVAAPSLQFSKKRVPLGELTNTPSIINESTRILDHQTTCKIECVLKEITQNSDVETGAKPRRQMKKRNKKDPENSSTSESTQNSDVEINQKTECNVKTSNQSNPENLHSSGSTQDLEFRKSSYSSSIYGYLHSLEMEDKRRCVSNYMTEVQTDITVKMREVLVDWLVEVAEEYKLVSDTLYLTVTYVDRYLSLQVLSRSNLQLLGVSCMLIASKYEEINPPHVEDFCYITDNTYTKEEVVNMEKDVLKFLNYEMSTPTTKNFLRILTKAAQENCKSPDLQFEFLSCFLGELSLLDYHCLRFLPSIIAASAVFLSRFTIQPKMHPWSASLQFCSGYKPSDLKECVIAIHDLQLKREASASQAVRDKYSQHKFKCVATLSSPIEIPEHYFEAIDE; encoded by the exons ATGGGCGACAATGAGAGTAGCGTCAAGTCCGCCCGCTCATCCTCGAAGAAGCGGGCCTCTGTGGCTGCTCCTTCCCTGCAATTCTCCAAGAAGCGAGTCCCCCTTGGAGAGCTCACCAACACTCCCAGTATCATCAATGAGTCCACTCGGATCCTGGATCACCAGACCACCTGCAAGATTGAATGCGTATTGAAGGAGATAACTCAGAACTCAGATGTTGAAACCGGAGCCAAGCCCAGACGCCAAATGAAGAAGAGGAATAAAAAAGATCCAGAGAACTCGTCAACCTCTGAGTCAACTCAGAATTCGGATGTTGAGATCAATCAGAAGACCGAATGTAATGTAAAGACCAGCAATCAAAGCAACCCTGAGAACTTGCATAGCAGTGGGTCGACTCAGGACTTGGAGTTCAGGAAAAGTTCTTACTCATCTTCCATATATGGGTATCTTCATTCCTTAGAG ATGGAGGACAAAAGAAGGTGCGTTTCTAATTACATGACTGAAGTGCAGACAGATATTACAGTGAAAATGCGAGAAGTTCTAGTGGACTGGTTGGTGGAAGTTGCTGAGGAGTACAAGCTTGTCTCCGACACCCTTTATCTCACTGTAACTTATGTTGACAGATACCTCTCTTTGCAAGTTCTGAGCAGGAGCAATCTACAGCTTCTTGGTGTTTCTTGCATGCTTATTGCCTC GAAATATGAAGAGATTAATCCTCCACATGTTGAAGATTTTTGCTATATAACAGATAACACTTACACCAAGGAAGAG GTAGTCAATATGGAGAAAGATGTACTTAAATTCTTGAATTATGAAATGAGTACTCCTACAACAAAAAATTTTCTCAG GATATTAACAAAAGCTGCTCAAGAGAATTGCAAA TCTCCTGATTTGCAATTTGAGTTCTTGAGTTGTTTTCTTGGGGAACTAAGTTTGCTAGATTATCACTGTCTTCGCTTCTTACCGTCAATAATTGCTGCATCAGCTGTTTTCCTTTCAAGGTTCACAATCCAACCAAAGATGCATCCTTGG AGTGCGTCATTGCAATTCTGTTCAGGTTACAAACCATCTGACTTGAAGGAATGTGTTATTGCCATCCATGACCTGCAATTAAAAAGAGAAGCAAGCGCTTCGCAAGCAGTAAGGGACAAATACTCACAGCACAAG TTCAAGTGTGTGGCGACATTGTCTTCTCCAATAGAGATCCCTGAGCATTACTTTGAGGCCATTGATGAATAA
- the LOC110656973 gene encoding TIP41-like protein isoform X2, with product MAVEVNEKDLKAAGAELLTDDGRRGLRIHGWEIFSSKGSILNSSTLLQWEQKLQTSHLPEMVFGDSSLVLKHENSGTKIYFNAFDALTGWKQEALPPVEVPAAEKWKFRSKPSQQVILDYDYTFTTPYCGSETIENESGEILETSSSLCWGDCKEQIDVVSLSSKEPILFYDEVVLYEDELADNGVSLLTVKVRVMPSCWFLLLRFWLRVDGVLMRLRDTRMHCTFGDCTDPVILRESCWREATFQSISAKGYPSDSAAYSDPSIISQRLPVIMHKTQKLQVHGHL from the exons ATGGCAGTGGAAGTCAACGAGAAGGACCTGAAAGCTGCCGGCGCCGAGCTGTTGACTGATGACGGTCGCCGTGGACTGCGTATCCATGGCTGGGAGATCTTTTCCAGCAAGGGCTCCATTCTCAACTCCTCCACTCTTCTACA ATGGGAACAAAAGCTTCAGACATCTCACTTACCAGAGATGGTTTTTGGGGACAGTTctttagttcttaaacatgagaaTAGTGGCACCAAAATCTATTTCAATGCATTTGATGCCCTTACTGGCTGGAAGCAGGAAGCTTTGCCACCAGTAGAAGTTCCTGCGGCTGAAAAATGGAAATTCAGAAG CAAACCGTCCCAGCAGGTGATACTAGATTATGACTATACATTCACTACACCATATTGTGGAAGTGAAACAATCGAG AATGAAAGTGGGGAAATCTTGGAGACAAGCTCAAGCCTCTGTTGGGGGGACTGCAAGGAGCAAATTGATGTGGTTTCCCTGTCGTCAAAAGAGCCTATTCTTTTCTATGATGAG GTAGTCTTGTATGAAGATGAGCTTGCTGATAATGGAGTGTCCCTTTTAACTGTGAAAGTG AGAGTCATGCCCAGTTGTTGGTTTCTTCTTTTGCGATTCTGG CTTAGAGTTGACGGAGTCTTGATGAGATTAAGGGACACTCGCATGCATTGCACTTTTGGTGATTGCACTGACCCTGTCATTCTTCGAGAAAGCTGCTGGAGAGAAGCCACCTTTCAGTCTATCTCTGCt AAAGGTTATCCTTCTGATTCTGCAGCATATAGTGATCCAAGCATCATCAGCCAGAGGCTTCCTGTGATCATGCATAAGACACAAAAGCTCCAAGTCCATGGTCATTTGTAA
- the LOC110656973 gene encoding TIP41-like protein isoform X1, with amino-acid sequence MAVEVNEKDLKAAGAELLTDDGRRGLRIHGWEIFSSKGSILNSSTLLQWEQKLQTSHLPEMVFGDSSLVLKHENSGTKIYFNAFDALTGWKQEALPPVEVPAAEKWKFRSKPSQQVILDYDYTFTTPYCGSETIEVDSKKNESGEILETSSSLCWGDCKEQIDVVSLSSKEPILFYDEVVLYEDELADNGVSLLTVKVRVMPSCWFLLLRFWLRVDGVLMRLRDTRMHCTFGDCTDPVILRESCWREATFQSISAKGYPSDSAAYSDPSIISQRLPVIMHKTQKLQVHGHL; translated from the exons ATGGCAGTGGAAGTCAACGAGAAGGACCTGAAAGCTGCCGGCGCCGAGCTGTTGACTGATGACGGTCGCCGTGGACTGCGTATCCATGGCTGGGAGATCTTTTCCAGCAAGGGCTCCATTCTCAACTCCTCCACTCTTCTACA ATGGGAACAAAAGCTTCAGACATCTCACTTACCAGAGATGGTTTTTGGGGACAGTTctttagttcttaaacatgagaaTAGTGGCACCAAAATCTATTTCAATGCATTTGATGCCCTTACTGGCTGGAAGCAGGAAGCTTTGCCACCAGTAGAAGTTCCTGCGGCTGAAAAATGGAAATTCAGAAG CAAACCGTCCCAGCAGGTGATACTAGATTATGACTATACATTCACTACACCATATTGTGGAAGTGAAACAATCGAGGTAGACTCAAAGAAG AATGAAAGTGGGGAAATCTTGGAGACAAGCTCAAGCCTCTGTTGGGGGGACTGCAAGGAGCAAATTGATGTGGTTTCCCTGTCGTCAAAAGAGCCTATTCTTTTCTATGATGAG GTAGTCTTGTATGAAGATGAGCTTGCTGATAATGGAGTGTCCCTTTTAACTGTGAAAGTG AGAGTCATGCCCAGTTGTTGGTTTCTTCTTTTGCGATTCTGG CTTAGAGTTGACGGAGTCTTGATGAGATTAAGGGACACTCGCATGCATTGCACTTTTGGTGATTGCACTGACCCTGTCATTCTTCGAGAAAGCTGCTGGAGAGAAGCCACCTTTCAGTCTATCTCTGCt AAAGGTTATCCTTCTGATTCTGCAGCATATAGTGATCCAAGCATCATCAGCCAGAGGCTTCCTGTGATCATGCATAAGACACAAAAGCTCCAAGTCCATGGTCATTTGTAA
- the LOC110657027 gene encoding uncharacterized protein LOC110657027 isoform X3, with amino-acid sequence MAWRSGGSFSRALVSAARAPSRLSSPPLPRIRPPSSASPRLQSRRLSFATSRNMGELGCMQSFLPLHSMVSTNHLTSRLNANLRAFCELSHGT; translated from the exons ATGGCTTGGCGCAGTGGAGGATCGTTCTCACGCGCTCTCGTCTCCGCCGCTAGGGCTCCATCTCGCCTCTCCTCGCCGCCGCTCCCCCGCATCCGTCCGCCGTCCAGTGCCTCCCCTCGGCTACAGTCGCGCCGACTGTCCTTTGCTACCTCTAG GAACATGGGAGAACTAGGATGTATGCAATCATTCTTGCCTCTGCATAGCATGGTGTCTACGAACCACCTCACGTCCCGCCTCAATGCTAATTTGCGGGCTTTTTGCGAGCTGTCTCATGGTAC TTGA
- the LOC110657027 gene encoding uncharacterized protein LOC110657027 isoform X2, which yields MAWRSGGSFSRALVSAARAPSRLSSPPLPRIRPPSSASPRLQSRRLSFATSRNMGELGCMQSFLPLHSMVSTNHLTSRLNANLRAFCELSHGRNGKDG from the exons ATGGCTTGGCGCAGTGGAGGATCGTTCTCACGCGCTCTCGTCTCCGCCGCTAGGGCTCCATCTCGCCTCTCCTCGCCGCCGCTCCCCCGCATCCGTCCGCCGTCCAGTGCCTCCCCTCGGCTACAGTCGCGCCGACTGTCCTTTGCTACCTCTAG GAACATGGGAGAACTAGGATGTATGCAATCATTCTTGCCTCTGCATAGCATGGTGTCTACGAACCACCTCACGTCCCGCCTCAATGCTAATTTGCGGGCTTTTTGCGAGCTGTCTCATG GGAGGAATGGAAAAGACGGGTGA
- the LOC110657027 gene encoding uncharacterized protein LOC110657027 isoform X1, with product MAWRSGGSFSRALVSAARAPSRLSSPPLPRIRPPSSASPRLQSRRLSFATSRNMGELGCMQSFLPLHSMVSTNHLTSRLNANLRAFCELSHGTFYRTCQDR from the exons ATGGCTTGGCGCAGTGGAGGATCGTTCTCACGCGCTCTCGTCTCCGCCGCTAGGGCTCCATCTCGCCTCTCCTCGCCGCCGCTCCCCCGCATCCGTCCGCCGTCCAGTGCCTCCCCTCGGCTACAGTCGCGCCGACTGTCCTTTGCTACCTCTAG GAACATGGGAGAACTAGGATGTATGCAATCATTCTTGCCTCTGCATAGCATGGTGTCTACGAACCACCTCACGTCCCGCCTCAATGCTAATTTGCGGGCTTTTTGCGAGCTGTCTCATGGTACCTTCTACCGCACTTGTCAGGATCGCTAG